One Pirellulales bacterium DNA window includes the following coding sequences:
- a CDS encoding helix-turn-helix transcriptional regulator — MASTRDFADVLRKKIATDPRLAAAVAEARFQANIAEQIYTVRTEAGLTQTQLARRIGTHQSVIARLEDADYEGHTFSMLRRIADATGKELFIAFKESNPGSGPVTVEPHRAPAQKAPPLNRRSAAGSKLKSAPKSAPSARKKKRSH, encoded by the coding sequence ATGGCAAGCACCAGGGATTTTGCCGATGTTCTGAGGAAAAAGATCGCAACCGATCCGCGACTCGCCGCAGCCGTTGCCGAAGCTCGATTTCAAGCGAACATCGCCGAGCAGATTTACACCGTGCGCACTGAAGCTGGCCTAACGCAAACGCAACTCGCTCGGAGGATCGGTACCCACCAATCGGTCATCGCACGGCTCGAGGACGCAGACTACGAGGGACACACCTTTTCCATGCTTCGTCGGATTGCGGACGCCACCGGCAAGGAGCTTTTCATCGCGTTCAAAGAGAGTAACCCAGGAAGCGGACCAGTAACGGTCGAGCCACATCGGGCGCCTGCACAAAAGGCACCCCCATTGAATCGGCGGTCGGCAGCCGGATCAAAACTGAAATCCGCGCCAAAATCCGCACCATCCGCCCGCAAAAAGAAGCGGAGCCATTAG